The region CTTGAATGGGTGGGGCTTTATGCCCCGGCCCCGCCGCCGAGCACGGTGACCGCGCGGCGGTTCTGCGACCAACAGGAGATGTCGTTGCAGACCGCGACCGGACGCTCCTTGCCGTAGGACACGGTACGGAAGCGGTTGCCCGGGATGCCGCGGGAGATCAGGTAGTCGCGGACGACCTGGGCGCGGCGGGCGGACAGCGAGTAGTTGTACTCGCGGGTGCCGCGCTCGTCCGCATGGCCTTCGAGGATGAAGGTGTATTGCGGGTAGCGCTGCAGCCACTGGGCCTGCTTGTCGAGGGTCGCGACCGCCGTGGGGGTGAGGTCGGTCGAGTCGGTCTCGAAGAACACGCGGTCACCCACGTTGACGACGAAATCCTGGGCGCTGCCCGGGGTGGCGGCACCGCCGGCCCCGAAGCCTCCGGCTCCATCGGCCATACCATCTTTGTTGGACGAACACGCCGCCGCCCCGAGGGCGAGGACGATAGCAGCGGCGAACTTGACGGCGCGCAGCGTCATCATTGGCAATACTCCTTACACATACGTTTGCCGAACGTTGTGTCTTTCATATCGGGAGGATGGTTAAGGGAGGGTTCCGTCAACCGCGAAGGGACTTCCGGGGATTAAGGTGAATTATGGCCAAGTTGTGGAAGTTGGGGTTAGGGTTAATCAAGTGTGAACGGTTTCGGGCTGCCGCGTTTATTCCTACCCCAAAGTTAGGAGAATGCCGGCCGATGAAGCTGGGCTGCTGCCGATTGCCTGTTTCGAGCGTTGAGAGGTCATGAACATCGTGACGACCCAGCCCGGAAGCCATGCGCATCCCTATCGCAAAGCCCTGGACGATCTGCGCCTCGAGCGCGCCTTCTCGCGCATCGCCGACAGCGACCTGCGCCAGGGCAACGCCATCGCCCTCCTCCGCGATTCGCGGGAGAACTATCCCGCTTGGCTGAAGGCGATCCGGTCGGCGAAGGAAGTCGTCCATTTCGAGAACTTCATCATCGCCGATGACGATACGGGACGCGAGTTCGCCGAGGCCCTGATGGAACGTGCCCGCGCCGGCGTTCGTGTGCGGGTGCTCTACGACTGGCTCGGATCCTCGTTCCGCGCCCTGCCCCATTACTGGCGTCGGCTCCGTGAGGCGGGCGTCGAGGCCCGCGTCTTCAATCCGCCCCGCCTGACCGACCCGTTCTGGATCCGGCGCAACCATCGCAAGCTGATCACGGTCGACGGGCGCATCGCCTTCGTGTCGGGCCTGTGCATCTCCGACAACTGGGTCGGCAAGAACGGCGCCGAGCCATGGCGCGACACCGGCCTTTCCCTTGAAGGCCCGGTGGTGGCCGACCTCGATGCGACCTTCGCCGAGAGCTGGGTTCTCGCGGGCATGAAGGCGATCCCGAAATCCGAGCTGCCCCATGCGGACCTGATCCCGCAGGCCGGCTCGGTGGCCGCCCGGGTCATCAGCGGCGAACCCGGCATGTTCCGGACCTACCGGGTCGACCAGTTCATCGCCGCGACGGCCCAGCGCAACCTCTGGCTCACGGACGCCTATTTCGTCGCCACGACATCCTACGTGCAGGCTCTGGGCGAAGCCGCCCGCGACGGGGTGGACGTGCGGCTCCTCGTTCCCGGATCGAGCGACGTCCCCGCCCTGCAGCCGGTGGTGCGCGCCGGCTATCGCTCGCTGATCGAGGCCGGGATCCGGGTCTTCGAGTGGAACGGCTCGATGCTCCATGCCAAGACCGCCGTGGTCGATGGCCGCTGGGCGCGCGTCGGCTCCACCAATCTCAACATTGCCAGCTGGGCGACCAACTGGGAGCTCGACGTGGTGGTCGAGGACGCCCATTTCGCCGAAGCCATGGAGGCGATGTACCTGGCGGATCTCGCCAATGCGACCGAGATCGTGCCCGGCTGGCAGTCGAGACGCCGTCAGGCCCGGAACATGCGCTCGCGCCGGGGCCACCGCTTCAAGAAAGGCGGCGTCCGCCGGCTGGCGGCGGGTGCCCTCGCCCTGTCGAGCACGGTCGGCAAGGCCGTCGGCTCGCGCTCGCTCACGGCCACCGAGGCGAGCAGCGTCGCCATCATCGGCGGAGCGCTGCTGGCGCTGGCCATCCTGGTAACGGCCTTCCCCGTCCTGATCGTGTCGCCGATCGTCATCGGTCTCATTTGGCTCGGCCTCGCGCTCCTCATCCGCGCCCTCCGCCTCAAGCGCCGCGTGCGCCTCAGACGCCGCAAGCTTGCCCTGCGGCGCAGGCTGACCAAGATCAGAGAGAGCGAGACTTCGCCGGGAGAGTAGAAGCCGAACGAAGAACCGGGAAACCAACGGTCAAGCTTGGCGTTTCTGGAGCAGGCGCATCGTGCGGAAAAGTGGATCCGGTTTTCCGCACCGAACGATGCGCCCGTCCAAGAGTGAGGCATCGGATCGAATCCCAAAAGTGCGATCCACTTTTGGGTCCGATGCTCAAGGCTGAATGTCCCTTTTCGAGGAGGACTTCCTATGGCTACAGGCACCACCGGCCCTTTCGACACCCTTGACCGCACCCATGCCATGAGCCGGATCCTGGCCCAGAACTGGTGGGCCCTGGCTCTTCGCGGCGTCTTCGCGATCATCTTCGCGCTCATCGCCTTCTTCATGCCCGGAGCCACGCTCCTGTCGCTGGTCTGGGTCTTCGCCGCCTATATGCTGGTCGACGGCGTGTTCGGGATCATCGCCGCGGTCAGGGCCGCGTCCAACAACCAGCGCTGGGGCCTCCTGATCCTCGAAGGGATCCTGGACATCCTGGTCGGCGTCATCGCGTTCATGATGCCGGGACTGACGGTCGTGTTCTTCGTCACCCTGATGGCCGTGTGGTCGCTGATCACCGGCGTCCTGATGATCGTCGCGGCGTTCAAGCTGAACCCGGCCTACGGCCGCGGCTGGATGATCTTCAGCGGCATCGTGTCGGTGCTCTTCGGCGTCTCGCTGCTGGTGGCGCCTCTCGTGGGCGCCGTGGTGCTGACCTGGTGGCTGGGAGCCTACGCGCTCGTGTTCGGCATTTCGCTCCTGATGCTCGCGTTCAAGCTCAAGGGCTACAGGGACGAACCCGGCGGCGCGACGCCGCTGCGGGCCTGAGCCATAAAAAAGGGCCCCGCCGGGGCCCTTTTCTCGTCTGATCAGTTGCTCTGCCGGCTTTCGCTCAACAGCGGCGACCAGGTCGGGTCGGACGCGAAGGACGGGGTCGGCACCGGCTGCTCCACGCGGCCGGTGATGTCGACCATGTAGAGCTTGCCGCCGGCCTGTCCGCCTGGATCGCGGAAGAACAGGATGTACTGACCGTTCGGCGCCCAGGTCGGGCTCTCGTTGTGGAAGCCTTCCGTCAGGATGCGCTCGCCCGAGCCGTCGGGCTTCATGATGCCGATGGCGAAGCCGCCCGCGCGCTGCTTGGTGAAGGCGATGTAGTCGCCGCGCGGCGACCAGGCCGGCTGCGAATAGGAGCCGTCGCCGAAGGAGATGCGGCGCTGGTTCGAGCCGTCCGCGTTCATGGCATAGATCTGCTGCTTGCCGCCGCGGTCGCTCTCGAACACGATCTGGCTGCCGTCCGGCGAGAAGGACGGCGAGGTGTCGATGGCGGCGGTGGAGGTCAGGCGCGTGGTGTTGCGCGAGCCCAGGTCCATCATGAAGATGTTGGCGTTGCCGCCCTGCTGCAGACTCATGACGATCCGCTGTCCGTCCGGCGCGAAGCGCGGCGAGGAGGCCATGTCGGGGAAGTTGCCGAGCACCTGGCGGGTGCCGGTCTCCAGGTTGATCACCTGGACGCGCGGCTGTTGGCCCTCGGCCTGGGCCGAATAGGTGATGTCCTGCGTGGCGGGCGAGTAGCGCGGCGTCACGACCGACGTGTCTCCTTGAGTCAGGTAGCGCACGTTCGCGCCGTCCTGGTCCATGATCGCGAGCCGCTTGCGGCGGTTCTCCTTCGGACCCGATTCATCGACGAACACGATGCGCGTGTCGAAGAAGCCGCCGAAGCCCGTCACCTTGGTGTAGACCGCATCCGAGATGATGTGGCCGACGCGGCGCCAGAAATTGGCGTCAGTCACGTATTGCTGGCCGGTGAGCTGCTGGCCCGACTCGATGTCCCACAGGCGGAACTCGGCGCGAAGACGGCCCGCCGGATCGCGCGAGACGCGGCCCGTGACGAGGGCCTGCGCGCCCGCCATCCTCCAGGCGTCGAAACGCGGCGCAGCGTCGAAGGACGGACGCTCCGGGAAACGGGACTTGTCGAGCGGCGCGAAGTAGCCCGAGCGCTGCAGGTTGCTCGTGATGATGCCGGAGACCCGCTGGCCGAGATCGCCCTCGCCGGAGAAATCGGCAACGGCGATGGGCATGGGCTGGAACTGCCCGCCGGGACCGACGCGGAACGAGAGCTGGGCCTGTGCGGACGGCGCGAGGGCCGCCATCGGCATGACGACGGCGAGCGCGACGAGAAGACGGGAAACGAAGCGAGTGATCATGGGATGGTGTCTCAAGCTTGAAGGGCTTTAAGAGAGAGGAGGATCGAACTGGACGTTCAATACTTTCCAATCCGCGTAATACGGGACGAACTTCGCCGGAATCTCGAACTGGCGGCACTTGCGAATGGCCCGGACGGCCGCATCGGCGACCGCACGGTCGGTCGAGCTGCTCCCCGCCTGGAGGATCCGGGGTTCGGTGCTGAGCGATCCGTCCTGGTTCAGGCGGATGTCGAGGATGGGTGCGGTCACCTGGCCGCCCGATGCAGAGATCGGCGCGCTGTAGCAGCGCTCGATCTGCGACACCAGGATCCCGATGAGCGCATCGCGCAGGCTTGGGGAGAGCTTCGCGGAGGATCCTGTCGCGGTGCCGAGGGCGGCCGTCTTCTGCACCTCCGGCCCGGTCGCGCCGGTGGACTGGTGCTTTTCCTTGCTGTCCAGGAACTGCTTCAGGTCGCCCATGTCGAGCTTCTTGGCGAGCTGGGCTTCCTTGCGCGCCTTGGCCTCGGCCTCTTCCTTGGCCTTGGCTTCCGCGAGCTTCTTCTCGGCCTCCGCTTTCGCCTTGGCTTCGGCTTCGGCCTTCGCTTTGGCCTTCGCCTCGGCGATCTTCTTGGCCTCGGCATCCGCCTTGGCTTTCGCCTCCGCTTCGGCCTTCGCCTTGGCTTCCGCCTCGATCTTGGCCTGCTCGGCGGCCTTGGCCTTTTCGATCGCCTCGGCTTCCGCTTTTTCCTGCAGCTTCTTTTCTTCCTCGGCCTTGGCCTGGGCGGCCTTTTCCTCCTGCGAGCGCGTGGGCGGCGCGGGCGGCGGAGGCTGGGCGGCGACCGGCTCTTCCTTCTCGGCGACCTTCATCTCGGCCGGCCTCTTGGGCGGGGCCGGCGCGTCGCGCTTGTCATCGCCCGGATCCTTGAGCTCGGCCTTGTCGGCGACGCGCTCGGCGCGCGGCTTCGGCTGCGGAGCCTTGGCGTTCGTTTCGCCCTTGGTGATCTGCGAAAGCTGGTTGTCGGTGATGATCTCGACCGGGATGCCTTCCTCGGCGGGGGGGAACTCGCTCCCGACCGACAGGCCGATCAGGGCGGCGGCCAACAGCGACGCATGCGTGACGCCCGAGACCCAAAGGCCCGGCTCGGAGGTGTTGAATTTCAGCTTCAACGCCACGTGTGTTTGCCCCTTGTCCTCAATCCCGCTCAGCGCTGATCGACCTCGGTCACGAGGGCGACGCGCTTGTAGCCTGCCGTGGTCACGATCGACATCACCTGCGCGACGCGCCCGTAATCGACCTTCTTGTCCCCGCGCACGAAAATCCGCTCGTCGAAGCCCGACTTCGACACTTCCGCGAGCTTGCCGACGATGGCCTCGTCCACCAGCTCGGTCTCGCCCAGGAACACCTGACCGGTCGCCTTGATGGAGAGCGTCACGGGCGTCGCGTCGGAATTCAGCGGCGCGGCCTTGGTCTGCGGCAGGTCGAGCGGCACGCCGGCGGTCATCATGGGCGCGGCCACCATGAAGATGATGAGCAGCACCAGCATGACGTCGATGAACGGCGTCATGTTGATCTCGTTGATCGCCCCGGGAGTCCGGCCGCGCCTGCGCCGCCGTCCGCCGCCTCCCGCCGCTCCTGCCATCATGGCCATGCCCGGTCTCCCTTACGCGGCATTGGCGGGGTGATGCCCCGCATGGCCGCCGATGCGCTCGTCGATCTGGCGCGACAGGATGGCCGAGAATTCGTCGGCGAAGCCCTCCAACCGGGTCTGGAGCTTGCCGACCTCCGATTGCAGCTTGTTGTAGGCGAGCACCGCCGGAATGGCCGCGAACAGGCCGATGGCGGTGGCGAACAGCGCCTCCGCGATGCCGGGCGCCACGACGGCGAGGCTCGTGTTCTTGGAGGCCGCGATGGACGTGAAGGAATTCATGATGCCCACGACCGTGCCGAACAGGCCGATATAGGGGCCGGCAGATCCGATGGAGGCCAGCACCGTCAGGCGGGAGTTCAGTCGCTCCACCTCGCGCTGGATGGTGACGTCGAGCACCTTGTCGATGCGCTGCGGCAGGCTCTGGAACGAGCGTCCCGAGCCCTCGAAGGAGCGCTTCCATTCGCGCATGGCGGCGACGAACACGGCGGCGAGCCCCGTGGCCGGGCGGCTCTGGAGGGAGCGATAAAGCTCCTCGAGCGACTGGCCGGACCAGAATACGTCCTCGAAGCGGTCCATGGCGCGCTTGGAGCGGGAGTAAAGCAGCGTCTTGTCGATGATGATGGCCCAGCACCAGACGGAGGCCGCGAGCAGGCCCAGCATCACGAGCTTGACGATGAAATGAGCCTGCCAGAACAGGCCGAAGAAGGACAGTTCGTGGGCCACAGGGACGGCCTGGGCCACATCAGCCGGGTTCATAATCTCTCGTCCTCGCTCTTGGAGCAGTCCCGGAAGGCAATCCAGGGCGTCCCGCAACAGGTTCTAGGAAAATCTGTTCTTGTATTACCGTTCGTTCGCCCCTGAATCTGTCGAAAATAAGGGCACCGGGTCACAAGACTCGCGATCATTCCAGACCGTCACCTGTTAGGCACAGGGTAAGGTTAAGGTCTGGTTTAACTGCGGCCGCGCAGAGGCGAATACCCTGAAATAAATATGGAAATTCCGGCTGACATGCACTGGAGGCAGAGCCCCCGCGCGTCCTGACCATGGGGCAGGTTGCAGTCCTAGGAATTCGCGCTCAGCGCCGCCCGCAGCTCGTCGGGGATCCGGACCGCCCGCCCTCCCCGGACGGCCGCGACCATCACGTCGGCCCTCACGAGCACCTCGTCGCCCCGGCGCACCTCCTGGGAGAGCGTCATGGAGGCGCCGCGCATCTCCTTCGGCCGGGTCACGATGGTGAGCACGTCGTCCATGACGGCGCCGCCGAGGAAGTCGATGGCCATCTTGCGCACCACGAAGGCGAGCCCGCCCATATCCGCATGGAGGTCGGACTGCGCCACCTCGACGGCCCGCAGGAGCTCCGTGCGTCCGCGCTCCATGAAGCGCAGATAGCTCGCGTGATAGACGCGGGCGGAGAAGTCCGTGTCCTCGTAATAGACGCGGATGGGGAGAACGTGCGCGCCGTCCTGCATGAAGCCGGAGAGGTGAGAGCCGACAACGCCTTGCTGTTCGCGCCTGTCACTCATCCCCGTCCCCGTTGAACAGCCCGAACTGCGTCGAGGTCTCGCGAGACGGCTCGGGGATGCCGAGATGCTTGAAGGCGTGGGGCGTGAGGATGCGGCCGCGCGGAGTGCGCTGCACGAAGCCCTTCTGGATGAGATAGGGTTCGATGATGTCCTCGATGGCGTCGCGGGGCTCGGACAGAGCCGCCGCGATGGTCTCGATGCCGACCGGGCCGCCACCGAAGGAATTGGCGATCATGGTCAGGTACTTGCGGTCCATCAGGTCGAGGCCGATGGGGTCCACGTCCAGGAGGCGCAGGGACTTGTCGGCGAGATCGCGCGAAACGGTCTGGACGCCCTCCACGATGGCGAAGTCGCGCACGCGGCGCAGCAGGCGCCCGGCGATGCGGGGCGTGCCGCGCGAGCGGCGGGCGATCTCGTTCGCGCCCTCCTCGCTCATGCCCAATCCCAGCACGCGGGCGCCGCGCCGCACGATCAGCTCCAGCTCGTCGACGGTGTAGAACTCAAGCCGGATCGGAATGCCGAACCGGTCGCGCAGCGGCGTGGTGAGCAGGCCCGCCCGGGTGGTGGCGCCCACAAGCGTGAATTTCGGCAGCTCGATCTTCACCGAGCGCGCGGCCGGGCCTTCGCCGATGATCAGGTCGAGCTGGTAATCCTCCATGGCCGGATAGAGGATTTCCTCGACCGCCGGGTTGAGGCGGTGGATCTCGTCGATGAAGAGCACGTCGCGCTCTTCGAGATTGGTGAGTTGGGCCGCCAGATCGCCCGCCTTGGCGATCACCGGGCCGGAGGTCGAGCGGAAATTGACCCCGAGCTCGCGCGCCACGATCTGCGCCAGCGTGGTCTTGCCCAGCCCCGGCGGGCCGACGAAGAGCACGTGGTCGAGGGCGTCGCCGCGCGCCTTGGCGGCATCGATGAAGACCTGGAGATTGGCCCGCGCGGCCTTCTGGCCCGTGAAATCGTCGAGCGAGAGCGGCCGGATCGACGCATCGACATCGTCCTCGCGCTTTTCAGGGCTGAGCAGGCGGCGGGAATCGGTCAAAGAGGCTTACCTTCCAGGGACTTCATATAGGCGATGACGCTCTAATACGCCATTCTTAACAAGATCAAAACAGGAACGTTGACTGAAGCTGACCTACCGAGCCAGCTCCCTCAGCCCTAGCCTGATCAGCGTCTTCGCCTCGGCCTCGTCGCCCGCCTGCTTCATGGCGGCAGCCACGGCGGCGGACGCCTGGACCTGGGGGTAGCCGAGATTGACGAGCGCCGAGATGGCATCGGCCACCGGGGCGGGCGCGCTCTTGTCCTCCACGGCGCCGGTGAGGCGGATGAGGGCCGGGTCGACCGGGGAGAAGGCCGGGGCCTTATCCTTGAGTTCGGAGACGATGCGCTGGGCGAGCTTGGGACCGACGCCGGGGCCGCGCGCCACGGAGGCCTTGTCGCCAGTGGCGATGGCGGTGGCGAGGCTGCCGGGGTCGAGCACCGAAAGAATGCCGAGGGCCACCTTGGAACCGACGCCCTGAACCGACTGGAGCAGGCGGAACCATTCGCGCTCCGAATCCGACCGGAAGCCGAACAGACGGATCATGTCCTCGCGCACATAGGTCTCGATGGACAGGGTCGCCGCCTCGCCGGTGGACGGCAAATTCTGGAGGGTGCGGGAGGAGCAATGGACCACATAGCCGACCCCGTGCACGTCGAGGATCACGAAATCCTCGCCATAGGAATCCACCACGCCTTTGAGTTTGCCGATCACGTCAGTCTTCGCTCCTCATGGTCATCCCGGGGCTGCGGAGCAGAACCCGGGATCGTGTGCAGGATAAAACACTGTTTCTCCTGAAAAGGAAGCCTTTGGTCGCGCTTTGTTCTCACAACGGGCCGGGTCTTCGCTTACGCTGCGTCCGGGATGATGCTTCTCAGAGGCTCGCCACCAAAGCGCGGGCCTTACGGTGATGGGCGTGGGCGATGGCGATGGCGAGCGCGTCGGCGGCATCCGCCTTCTTGAACTCGGCCTTGGGCAGCAGGATCCTGACCATGGCCTGGACCTGGTCCTTCTCGGCGTGTCCCACGCCCACCACGGTCTTCTTCACCTGGTTCGCCCCGTATTCCGCCACCGGCAGGCCGTGCAGGGCCGGGACCAGCAGGGACATGGCGCGGGCCTGTCCGAGCTTCAGGGTCGCCTGGGCGTCCTTGTTGACGAAGGTTTCCTCGACGGAGACCTCGTCGGGCGTCCAGGTCCGGATCACCTCGGTCAGCCGGTCGTGGATCTGCTTGAGGCGAAGCGCCAGGTCGAGGTCGCCGTCCGACGTCACGACCCCGCAGGCCACATAGGAAAGCTTCGTCCCCTCGACCGTGATGACGCCCCAGCCCGTGTTGCGCAGGCCAGGATCCAGGCCGAGGATTCGGACGCGTTCGGTCACTTTCTTTCTCCATCGTCATGGCCGGACTTGATCCGGCCATCCACGCCATCAACGGTTAAGAAGACGTGGATGCCCGGTTCAGACCCGGGCATGACGCACAACCAATATCACTCCGCCATCTTCTGCATCAGGGCATCGGAGAGCTCGAAGTTTCCGTAGACGCTCTGCACGTCGTCGTGCTCCTCCAGCGATTCCATGAGCTTCATGAGCTTCTCGCCGGTCTCATCGTCGACCGCGACCGGGGTCTGGGGTTTCCAGACGAGCTTGGAGGCCTTGGGCTCGCCGAACTTGTCCTCGAGCGCCTTGGTCACCTCGTTGAGGGAGCCCTGGTCGCAATAAATCTCGTGGCCGTTCTCGGAAGAGACCACGTCGTCGGCGCCGGCATCGATGGCGGCTTCCAGCATGGCATCGGCATCCGCCACGTCGGGACCGAACTCGATATAGCCGACCCGGTCGAACATGAAGGAGACGGCGCCGGTTTCGGCCAGGTTGCCGCCGCTCTTGGTGAAGTAGGAGCGGATGTCGGAGGCGGTGCGGTTGCGGTTGTCGGTCATCGCCTCGACGATGATGGCGGCGCCGCCGGGACCGTAGCCCTCATAGCGGATCTCGTCGTAGTTCTCCGCGTCGCCGCCGGAGGCCTTGTTGATGGCGCGCTGGATGTTGTCCTTGGGCATGTTCTCGGCGCGGGCGGCGAGGATCGCGGCGCGCAGGCGCGGGTTCATGTTGGGGTCGGGCATGCCCATCTTGGCCGCCACGGTGATTTCGCGGGCGAGCTTGGAAAACACCTTGGAGCGCACCGCATCGACCTTGCCCTTGCGGTGCATGATATTCTTGAATTGTGAATGCCCGGCCATCGGGATCTCCGGATAGTTGGGCCGAAGGCGGCTTATGGACAAGCGCCCGTCAGGCCTGAAAAGTTGACGATGGCAGGCTTATAAGGCGGCGAAGGGCCTGAGGCAAAGGCCCTCTCGACAGGTTCCTGAAAAACGAGAGCATCGTGCGGAAAAGTGGATCCGGTTTTCCGCTCGAAACGATGCTCTCATTCAAAAAGAAGGCATCGGATTGGATCCCAAAAGTGGAATCCACTTTTGGGTCCGATGCTTTAGAACCCGAGCCAGGACGGCAGGTTGTGGATGGTCGCCAGGATCAGGTGATAGGAGGCGCCCAGCACCGTGGCCGTATAGGCGAGCCCGGCTAGGCCGATCAGGTACCCGACGATCAGGAGATAGCCGTCCTCCTCCATGATGGCGATGGACGCGATGACGAGCGCGATGGAGGGCGGAAAATTGGTTCCAGGGAACGGGATCAGCACCGATACGGCCACCAGGAACGCGAAGAACCCGGCCACCCGATCCCCGAACGGTCCGAAGAGCGGGAGCAGGCGAGGCTTGCAGTAGCTCTCGAGCTTCTGGAGCTTCGGCTCCGCGATGTCGATGAGGCGCTTGAACTTCGCCGTGGAGACGCTGCGCCGCAGGATGAAGCCCGGCAGCCAGGGTCTCGTATGGCCCAGCATCATCTGAATGCCGAAGATCAGTACCGGCGTGCCGACGATGCCGGCAATGCCGGGCGGGGCCGGCACGCAATTCGGCAGGGAAAACAGGATCAGCACGAAGCCGAAGGCGCGCTCGCCGAAGGCCTCGATGATCTCTCGAATGGAGATCGTCTCGCCCTTGGCCTCGTCGATCACGGCGCGCAGAACCGCGGAGGCGCTCTGGTGCTCGTGGGCGCGATGGAGCTCGCTTTCCTCATGGTAAGGGGGTCGTTTGGCGCTGGCCGGCTCGATCTTGGCGTCCACCTTGTCCTCCGTAGCGCCAAGATGGGGGCGGTGTTGCACGAGGTAAAGGGCGGCTCTCTAATCCCAGAACCGCGGCCAAGTCTCTTCCAGGTTCGGCCCGAGCCGCACGGCGGCCACGCGCGAGGCCAGGCCGGTGCGATCGTCCGTCTCGACCGCGATGCCGGACAGGGTGCCCTCGTTCAGGCCCGGCTCCAGGCGGGCGCCCGGCGTCTTCTGGATGAAGCGGCGGATCGCTTCCTCCTTCTGCATGCCGAGGACGGAATCGTAATCGCCGCACATGCCCGCGTCGGACATATAGGCGGTGCCGCCCTTCAGCACCCGGTGATCGGCGGTGGGCACATGGGTGTGGGTGCCGACGACGAGGCTCGCCCGCCCGTCGAGGTAGTGGCCCATGGCCTCCTTCTCGCTCGTCGCCTCCGCGTGGAAGTCGACGATCACCGCATCGGCCACCTGACCTAGGGGGCAGGTTTCCAGCTCCCGGTCGACCGCCGCGAAGGGATCGTCGAGGGCGTCCATGTAGAGACGGCCCATCGCCTGGACCACGAGGACACGAGCGCCTGAGCGCGTGTCGATGAGGTTGGCGCCACGTCCCGGCGTTCCGGCCGGGTAGTTCGCCGGGCGGATGAGCCGAGGCTGGCGCTCGATGAACACGAGCGTCTCGCGCTGGTCCCAGGAATGGTTGCCGAGCGTGATGGCATCGGCGCCGGCGGCCAGGATCTCGTCGCAGATTGTCTCCGTGATGCCGAAGCCCCCGGCGGAGTTCTCGCCGTTGATGACCACGCAGTCGAGCCGCCAGCGGTCGCGTAAGGACGGCAGCCGCTCGATCACCGCGTTGCGGCCGGGCCGCCCGACGATGTCCCCGAGGAAAAGAAGACGCATGATGAATCCTTGACTAGGACACGGTCCGAATGAGTTCGGCTTCGGTGATGATAACGTCGAGGAGCCTGTCATGGGGTTCGACCGGCACTTCGTCGATCTCCTGAACCGCATAAGCCAGACCGATGGTCAAGACCGGATGCTGCGCTTCG is a window of Microvirga lotononidis DNA encoding:
- the ruvA gene encoding Holliday junction branch migration protein RuvA, coding for MIGKLKGVVDSYGEDFVILDVHGVGYVVHCSSRTLQNLPSTGEAATLSIETYVREDMIRLFGFRSDSEREWFRLLQSVQGVGSKVALGILSVLDPGSLATAIATGDKASVARGPGVGPKLAQRIVSELKDKAPAFSPVDPALIRLTGAVEDKSAPAPVADAISALVNLGYPQVQASAAVAAAMKQAGDEAEAKTLIRLGLRELAR
- the ruvC gene encoding crossover junction endodeoxyribonuclease RuvC; its protein translation is MTERVRILGLDPGLRNTGWGVITVEGTKLSYVACGVVTSDGDLDLALRLKQIHDRLTEVIRTWTPDEVSVEETFVNKDAQATLKLGQARAMSLLVPALHGLPVAEYGANQVKKTVVGVGHAEKDQVQAMVRILLPKAEFKKADAADALAIAIAHAHHRKARALVASL
- a CDS encoding YebC/PmpR family DNA-binding transcriptional regulator; its protein translation is MAGHSQFKNIMHRKGKVDAVRSKVFSKLAREITVAAKMGMPDPNMNPRLRAAILAARAENMPKDNIQRAINKASGGDAENYDEIRYEGYGPGGAAIIVEAMTDNRNRTASDIRSYFTKSGGNLAETGAVSFMFDRVGYIEFGPDVADADAMLEAAIDAGADDVVSSENGHEIYCDQGSLNEVTKALEDKFGEPKASKLVWKPQTPVAVDDETGEKLMKLMESLEEHDDVQSVYGNFELSDALMQKMAE
- a CDS encoding exopolysaccharide biosynthesis protein, with amino-acid sequence MDAKIEPASAKRPPYHEESELHRAHEHQSASAVLRAVIDEAKGETISIREIIEAFGERAFGFVLILFSLPNCVPAPPGIAGIVGTPVLIFGIQMMLGHTRPWLPGFILRRSVSTAKFKRLIDIAEPKLQKLESYCKPRLLPLFGPFGDRVAGFFAFLVAVSVLIPFPGTNFPPSIALVIASIAIMEEDGYLLIVGYLIGLAGLAYTATVLGASYHLILATIHNLPSWLGF
- a CDS encoding TIGR00282 family metallophosphoesterase codes for the protein MRLLFLGDIVGRPGRNAVIERLPSLRDRWRLDCVVINGENSAGGFGITETICDEILAAGADAITLGNHSWDQRETLVFIERQPRLIRPANYPAGTPGRGANLIDTRSGARVLVVQAMGRLYMDALDDPFAAVDRELETCPLGQVADAVIVDFHAEATSEKEAMGHYLDGRASLVVGTHTHVPTADHRVLKGGTAYMSDAGMCGDYDSVLGMQKEEAIRRFIQKTPGARLEPGLNEGTLSGIAVETDDRTGLASRVAAVRLGPNLEETWPRFWD